The DNA region GTCGATGTTACGCCTGGCATGCGCCGGGCGAGGTCGGGCTTTTTTTGCCCCCAATCAAGTTTTTTTCGTTGCGAGCCTGAGGGTCGATCAAGAATGAACAGCCGAATTCGCGCCAAACTCCTGCCGTTTGCCATTGCTTCGTTGCTGGCGTCGTCGGTGCCTGCCATCGCGCAGGACACCTCCTCCTCGATCAGTGGCCGCGTGCTTGACGCGAACGGCCAGCCGGTGGCCGGCGCCACCGTGCAGATCGTGCATGAGCCGTCGGGCACCACCAAGATCACCACGACCGACGCGGATGGCCGCTACTCGGCGCAGGGTCTGCGCGTCGGCGGCCCGTTCGACGTGACGGCGTCCAAGGCCGGCCTGACCCAGGGCGAGCAGAACAAGGTCTACCTGCAGTTGTCGCAGAGCACCGCGGTGAACCTGACCATGGGCGCGGTGGAAGCGAAGAATCTGGAAGGCGTGACCGTTTCGGCCAGCGCGTTGGCGCAGACCTTCACGCCGGACAACAAGGGCCTCTCGACCAACGTGTCGCAGCGCGAGTTGCAGGCCGCACCGACGCCGGGCCGCTCTATCCAGGACATCGCCCGCCTCGATCCGCGCATCGTCATCACCGATCGCGGTGACGGCTCGATGTCGACGATGGGCCAGAACAGCCGTTACAACAACATCAGCGTCGACGGCGTCTCCGTCGGCGACCCGTTCGGCCTGAACTCGAACGGCATGCCGTACATCGGCTCGCCGGTGTCCACCGACACCATCGAGGAATACAACATCTCGACCGCGAACTTCGACGTGGCTTCCGACACCGTCGGCGCCAACATCAACGCGGTGACCAAGAGCGGCACGAACGAATTCCACGGTTCGGTGTACTACGCCTACCGCAATGCCGACAAGCTGGTCGGCAGCGCCGGCTGGCTCGACGAGAATCGCGGCTACAAGGGCTACAAGAGCGACTGGACCGCCGGCGCGACGCTGGGCGGCCCGATCATCAAGGACAAGCTGTTCTTCTTCGCGAACTTCGAGAAGGAGAAGACCGTCGGCCTGGGCGCCGATTCGGCCAATGGCCTGGATCCGTCGCTGACCGGCGCGTCGACCTCGAACAAGGTCTCGCCCGGCGACTTGAACCGCATCATCGACGCGGCCAAGAATCTCGGCCTGACCCCGGGCACCTTCAGCGGCGGCAACGTCGACCTGGAGGACAAGCGCTACCTGATGAAGCTGGACTGGAACATCGCCGACAATCATCGCGCGAGCCTGTCCTATCAGCGCACCAAGGAAACCCAGCCGATCGTGCAGGGCAACTCGTCCACCGCCATCGGCCTGACCAGCTACTGGTACACCAAGAACAGCGACACCAAGAACACCGTGCTGCAGGTGTTCGACGACTGGACCAGCAACTTCTCCACCGAAGCCAAGATCGGCTATTCGCAGTTCTCGCAAGTGCGCACGGTCGATACCCAGCAGCCGCAGGTCTTCGTCAATCTGGGTGCTGGCGGCAAGGCGCCGTTCGTGGATCTGGGCGAGGACCAGTTCAGCCATTACAACGTGCTGGACATCAAGACCTGGAAGGCGCTGTTCGCCGGCACGCTGTACCTGGATGAGCACACCATCAAGGGTGGCGTCGACTTCCAGCAGAACAAGATCTACAACCTGTTCGGGCGCACCCAGTTTGGTGCCTACACGTTCTGGGGCATCGACAATTTCGAGAAGGGCATCTACAACTCGTACAATATCTACCAGCCGGCCGCCGGCTACACGCTGGACGATGTGGCTGCTGCCTGGACGCTGCGCCAGTATGGTTTCTTCCTGCAGGACACCTGGCAGCCGACGAGCAACCTGTCGGTGCAGTACGGCGTGCGCGTCAATCTCAACAAGACGGGTGACAAGCCGGTCTACAACCCGACGTTCACCAATGCCTTCGGCTATCGCAACGACAACACCATCGATGGCATGAAGCTGATCGAGCCGCGCCTGTCGTTCAACTACAACTTCGACAGCGAGCGGATGATGCAGATCCGTGGCGGCGTGGGCCTGTTCCAGTCCAATCCGCCGACCGTGTGGATGACCAATCCGTACCAGAACAACGGCATGACCACGGCCACCTACCAGGTGTTCAATGACGACGGCCTGCAGCCGGGCGTGGGCAACGACCTGCCGGTGTTCAGCCCGGATCCGTTCGCACAGAACCTGCCGCCGCCGGCCAGCTCGAAGATGAACGTCGACACGGTCGACCCGAACTTCCAGCTGCCGTCCGTGTGGAAGGTGAGCCTGGCGTTCGATCGCGAGCTGCCGTGGCTGGGTACGATCTTCTCGGCCGAATACCAGCGGATCATCACGCGCAACGGCATCCTCTACCAGAACATCAATATCGGCGATCCGAACGGCACGCTGCCGGACGGCCGCAACAACTACTACGAGACGCTGGGCCAGGCGCCGAAGTCGGGTGATGCACGCACGAATGCCAACCCGGCGTTCTCGGGCACCTCGACCCTGCTGACCAACACCCACAAGGGCCGCGCCGAAGCACTGACGCTGTCGTTGAAGAAGCCGTTCTCGGAAAGCTGGTTCGGCAGCGTGGGTGTGACCTTCGGCAACGCGACCGAAGTCAACCCGGGCACCTCCAGCCAGGCCAGCTCGAACTACTCCAATAGTGCCTGGGTGAATCCGAACGATGATGTGGCCTCGACGTCGAACTATGCGATCAAACAGCGCCTGAATGCCTCGCTGACCTGGCAGCATCGCTTCTTCGGTGACTACGTGACCAGTGTCAGCGCGTTCTATGACGGCCACAGCGGCCAGCCGTACAGCTGGACGTTCGGCAACGATGCGAACGGCGACTCCTACAGCACCGACCTGATCTACATCCCGAACAAGGGCGATGTGAGCTTCAAGACGGGCACCAGCCAGGCTGTGATCGATCAGTTCTTCAACTTCATCCAGAGCGATTCCTACCTGAAGGACCACCAGGGTGCCATCGCGGGCCGCAACCGTGCTGCATCGGCATGGGTGAACCAGGTGGACCTGAGCTTCCGCCAGGAAGTGCCCGGCATCTTCAAGGGCAACAAGGGCGAGCTGCGCCTGGACATCTACAACTTCATGAACCTGTTGAACAGCGACTGGGGTCAGCAGAGCTACGTCGGCTTCCCGTACACCCGTACGCTGGCCAGTTACGAAGGTGTGGATGCGGACGGCAAGTACATCTACTCGCTGCCCACCGACAAGAGCGGCAACTACCAGCCGGGCCAGAAGATCATCTACGACGCCGGTCGCAACACCAAGACCAACGTGGTGTCGCGCTGGTCGGCCATGGTCACGCTGCGCTACACGTTCTAAGCGCATCGGCGGTTTGAAGCCTGGAACCGGTGCCTTTGCGGGCACCGGTTTTTTTTGTGCGCGCTTGACCATGCGCAACCGGCGCGGGAAGCTACGCGGCCTGCTCCGCTTGGCGCAGGCGCATGATCCGCGAAGAGCGGCAAGGAGAAGCACTCGAATGAGCGACACATACGCCGGTGCGCCGGCAAAGCCCGGCACCGTCAGCGCACGCATCTCCCCGGTCGGCGGCCTGGACGTCCTTTCCCGCAACGAGGTGGCGCGCCTGCGCGGCGCCAGCGGCTCGGGCCTGCACGCGCTGCTGCGCCGTTGCGCGCTGGCGGTGCTGACCTCCGGCAACATCAGCGACGATCCGCGGGCGATCCTGGAGCAGTATCCGGATTTCGACATCCAGGTGCTGCAGCAGGATCGCGGCATGAAGATCGAGCTGTCGAACGCACCGGCACAGGCGTTCGTGGACGGCCAGATCATCCGCGGCATCAACGAGCTGCTGGTGGCGGTGGTGCGTGACATCGTCTACGTGTCGACCCAACTGGAACAGGTCGGCTTCGACCTCGATGCCTCCGCCGCGCTGACCCAGAGCGTGTTCGAGATCCTGCGCAATGCGCGCATCCTGAAGCCACAGGTCGACCCGAACCTGGTGGTGTGCTGGGGTGGCCACTCGATTTCGCGCCAGGAGTACGACTACACCAAGCTGGTCGGCTACCAGCTCGGCCTGCGCGGGCTGGACATCTGCACCGGCTGCGGCCCGGGCGCGATGAAGGGACCGATGAAGGGCGCGACCATCTCGCACGCCAAGCAGCGACGCCGGCACAACCGCTACATCGGCATCACCGAGCCGGGCATCATCGCGGCCGAATCGCCGAACCCGATCGTCAACCACCTGGTGATCATGCCGGACATCGAGAAGCGGCTGGA from Rhodanobacter soli includes:
- the ppnN gene encoding nucleotide 5'-monophosphate nucleosidase PpnN; protein product: MSDTYAGAPAKPGTVSARISPVGGLDVLSRNEVARLRGASGSGLHALLRRCALAVLTSGNISDDPRAILEQYPDFDIQVLQQDRGMKIELSNAPAQAFVDGQIIRGINELLVAVVRDIVYVSTQLEQVGFDLDASAALTQSVFEILRNARILKPQVDPNLVVCWGGHSISRQEYDYTKLVGYQLGLRGLDICTGCGPGAMKGPMKGATISHAKQRRRHNRYIGITEPGIIAAESPNPIVNHLVIMPDIEKRLEAFVRLGHGIIVFPGGVGTAEEILYLLGILLHPDNAGTPFPLIFTGPRQSAAYFEQIDRFLRLSLGDEVARHYQIIVDDPETVARTMIKGLEKVRHNRLDTKDAFFFNWALQIPLEFQLPFRPTHEAMRALQIHHERPRHELAADLRRAFSGIVAGNVKEEGVQAIEQHGPFVIDGDADIMRALDKLLQAFVEQHRMKLPGGTAYEPCYRVLNA
- a CDS encoding TonB-dependent receptor, giving the protein MNSRIRAKLLPFAIASLLASSVPAIAQDTSSSISGRVLDANGQPVAGATVQIVHEPSGTTKITTTDADGRYSAQGLRVGGPFDVTASKAGLTQGEQNKVYLQLSQSTAVNLTMGAVEAKNLEGVTVSASALAQTFTPDNKGLSTNVSQRELQAAPTPGRSIQDIARLDPRIVITDRGDGSMSTMGQNSRYNNISVDGVSVGDPFGLNSNGMPYIGSPVSTDTIEEYNISTANFDVASDTVGANINAVTKSGTNEFHGSVYYAYRNADKLVGSAGWLDENRGYKGYKSDWTAGATLGGPIIKDKLFFFANFEKEKTVGLGADSANGLDPSLTGASTSNKVSPGDLNRIIDAAKNLGLTPGTFSGGNVDLEDKRYLMKLDWNIADNHRASLSYQRTKETQPIVQGNSSTAIGLTSYWYTKNSDTKNTVLQVFDDWTSNFSTEAKIGYSQFSQVRTVDTQQPQVFVNLGAGGKAPFVDLGEDQFSHYNVLDIKTWKALFAGTLYLDEHTIKGGVDFQQNKIYNLFGRTQFGAYTFWGIDNFEKGIYNSYNIYQPAAGYTLDDVAAAWTLRQYGFFLQDTWQPTSNLSVQYGVRVNLNKTGDKPVYNPTFTNAFGYRNDNTIDGMKLIEPRLSFNYNFDSERMMQIRGGVGLFQSNPPTVWMTNPYQNNGMTTATYQVFNDDGLQPGVGNDLPVFSPDPFAQNLPPPASSKMNVDTVDPNFQLPSVWKVSLAFDRELPWLGTIFSAEYQRIITRNGILYQNINIGDPNGTLPDGRNNYYETLGQAPKSGDARTNANPAFSGTSTLLTNTHKGRAEALTLSLKKPFSESWFGSVGVTFGNATEVNPGTSSQASSNYSNSAWVNPNDDVASTSNYAIKQRLNASLTWQHRFFGDYVTSVSAFYDGHSGQPYSWTFGNDANGDSYSTDLIYIPNKGDVSFKTGTSQAVIDQFFNFIQSDSYLKDHQGAIAGRNRAASAWVNQVDLSFRQEVPGIFKGNKGELRLDIYNFMNLLNSDWGQQSYVGFPYTRTLASYEGVDADGKYIYSLPTDKSGNYQPGQKIIYDAGRNTKTNVVSRWSAMVTLRYTF